One genomic segment of Arthrobacter sp. JZ12 includes these proteins:
- a CDS encoding glucose-6-phosphate dehydrogenase encodes MTTHALDEKASGHQFRGQAIRTLLILGASGDLTGRLLLPGLARLVRHGKAGSITLVGAGSDSWSQEDWQNRLATSFSAATATSGNHDDGGALSRVCSTSSYHQVDVTAEGELAELLAGLEGPVAIYFALPPAVSEKACATLKPEDLPEGSRLVMEKPFGTDEESARRLNSVLARLVPEDHIHRVDHFLGKATVLNILGLRFANRLLEPVWNSLHIDSVDIIFDEKLTLENRARYYDNAGALKDMIQSHLLQVMALIAMNAPSTLHERDLRDHIGSVLRASTVDPDYRRSTRRARYTEGTIEGRSVPNYVDEAGVDPARGTETLAEIVVSIQNERWAGVPFRLRSGKALGETRKEAVITFKPVNHLPDGFTGVDSPTRLRIGFGPDTLQLDIDVNGPGDVFCLDRITLQAELNASELLPYGEVLDGVLSGDPTLSVRGDTAEDCWRIVEPVLAAWRAGEVPMDEYAAGS; translated from the coding sequence GTGACTACTCATGCGCTCGACGAAAAGGCTTCCGGCCACCAGTTCCGGGGGCAGGCCATCCGCACGCTGCTCATCCTGGGCGCCTCCGGCGACCTGACCGGCAGGCTGCTGCTTCCCGGACTGGCGCGCCTGGTCCGCCACGGCAAGGCGGGTTCGATCACCCTGGTGGGCGCGGGATCAGATTCATGGTCCCAGGAGGACTGGCAAAACCGCCTGGCAACCTCCTTTTCGGCCGCTACAGCCACTTCCGGAAACCACGACGACGGCGGCGCCCTCAGCCGGGTCTGCTCCACCAGCAGCTACCACCAAGTGGACGTCACGGCCGAGGGTGAGCTGGCTGAACTGCTTGCCGGACTGGAAGGCCCGGTAGCCATCTACTTCGCCCTCCCACCCGCGGTGAGCGAGAAGGCCTGCGCCACCCTGAAGCCCGAGGATCTTCCCGAGGGGTCCCGCCTGGTGATGGAAAAGCCCTTCGGCACGGATGAAGAATCCGCCCGGCGCCTCAACTCGGTCCTCGCCCGGCTGGTGCCGGAGGACCATATCCACCGGGTGGACCATTTCCTGGGCAAGGCCACGGTGCTCAACATCCTGGGTCTGCGTTTCGCAAACCGGCTGCTTGAACCGGTGTGGAACAGCCTGCACATCGACTCGGTGGACATCATTTTCGACGAGAAGCTCACTCTGGAGAACCGGGCGCGGTATTACGACAATGCCGGAGCCCTGAAGGACATGATTCAGAGCCACTTGCTGCAGGTGATGGCCCTGATTGCGATGAACGCGCCGTCGACGCTCCATGAACGGGATCTCCGGGACCACATCGGCTCGGTGCTGCGCGCAAGCACAGTCGATCCGGATTACCGGCGCAGCACGCGGCGAGCACGCTACACCGAGGGGACAATCGAGGGACGCAGTGTGCCCAACTATGTTGATGAGGCAGGGGTCGATCCGGCGCGCGGCACCGAGACGCTGGCGGAGATCGTTGTGTCCATCCAGAACGAACGCTGGGCAGGAGTTCCCTTCCGGCTTCGCTCCGGAAAGGCTCTGGGCGAGACGCGCAAGGAGGCGGTAATCACCTTCAAGCCCGTCAATCACCTGCCCGACGGATTCACCGGGGTGGACTCCCCCACCCGGCTGCGTATCGGCTTCGGACCGGACACTCTGCAGCTGGACATCGACGTGAACGGGCCCGGCGACGTGTTCTGCCTGGACCGAATCACGCTACAGGCCGAACTGAATGCGTCCGAGCTCCTGCCCTACGGCGAAGTGCTCGACGGCGTCCTCTCCGGAGACCCCACGCTCTCCGTTCGTGGTGATACTGCCGAGGACTGCTGGCGCATCGTGGAACCCGTGCTTGCTGCCTGGCGTGCCGGCGAGGTTCCCATGGATGAGTATGCCGCCGGCTCCTGA
- a CDS encoding P-II family nitrogen regulator — protein MKLVTAIVRPDKLDNVRGALENYGVQGLTVSQASGYGRQRGHTEVYRGAEYTVDLLQKARVEVLVADSSVADIVDVLVSTANTGRAGDGKVWVLPVEDAVRVRTGERGEAAL, from the coding sequence ATGAAGCTAGTCACAGCAATCGTTCGCCCCGACAAGCTGGACAACGTCCGCGGTGCCCTGGAGAACTACGGAGTGCAGGGTCTGACGGTCAGTCAGGCAAGCGGCTACGGCCGGCAACGGGGACACACTGAGGTTTACCGCGGCGCCGAGTACACCGTCGACCTGCTCCAGAAGGCACGCGTCGAGGTACTCGTCGCAGACTCCTCGGTTGCGGACATCGTGGATGTCCTGGTCTCGACCGCCAACACCGGCCGCGCCGGGGACGGCAAGGTCTGGGTTCTTCCGGTGGAGGACGCCGTCCGTGTCCGCACCGGGGAGCGCGGAGAGGCCGCGCTATAG